One region of Culex pipiens pallens isolate TS chromosome 2, TS_CPP_V2, whole genome shotgun sequence genomic DNA includes:
- the LOC120420052 gene encoding FUN14 domain-containing protein 1 isoform X1, translating into MSDNKSKKNETNKEIITMSDAAGVLDRWVGDVSKKSATKQILIGAGSGWATGYITMKVGKAAAVAVGGGIILLQIANQQGYISIDWNKINKKVDKVTDKVEEAVTGQGPSWADKAERFVDRKLNQAEDALKQKSKKAKKWYTNLIGDESGCKLNDLHVFVCAFAAGVAIGIGTA; encoded by the exons ATGAGCGATAACAAGTCCAAAAAGAACGAAACAAACAAGGAAATCATCACCATGAGCGACGCTGCCGGAGTTTTGGACCGCTGGGTCGGCGACGTGAGCAAGAAGTCGGCCACCAAACAGATTCTCATCGGTGCCGGAAGTGGATG GGCAACCGGTTACATCACGATGAAGGTTGGCAAGGCGGCCGCAGTGGCCGTCGGCGGTGGCATCATTCTGCTGCAAATCGCCAACCAGCAGGGGTACATCTCGATAGATTGGAACAAGATCAACAAAAAGGTCGACAAGGTAACGGACAAGGTCGAGGAGGCAGTCACCGGGCAGGGTCCGAGCTGGGCCGATAAG GCCGAGCGCTTCGTGGACCGCAAGCTGAACCAGGCCGAGGACGCGCTGAAGCAAAAGTCCAAGAAGGCCAAAAAGTGGTACACCAACCTGATCGGGGACGAGTCCGGCTGCAAGCTGAACGATCTGCAcgtgtttgtgtgtgccttcGCTGCCGGCGTTGCGATCGGCATTGGAACCGCTTAG
- the LOC120420052 gene encoding FUN14 domain-containing protein 2 isoform X2 encodes MSDNKSKKNETNKEIITMSDAAGVLDRWVGDVSKKSATKQILIGAGSGWATGYITMKVGKAAAVAVGGGIILLQIANQQGYISIDWNKINKKVDKVTDKVEEAVTGQGPSWADKVIRVAKENTYLASGFLGGFLIGMASS; translated from the exons ATGAGCGATAACAAGTCCAAAAAGAACGAAACAAACAAGGAAATCATCACCATGAGCGACGCTGCCGGAGTTTTGGACCGCTGGGTCGGCGACGTGAGCAAGAAGTCGGCCACCAAACAGATTCTCATCGGTGCCGGAAGTGGATG GGCAACCGGTTACATCACGATGAAGGTTGGCAAGGCGGCCGCAGTGGCCGTCGGCGGTGGCATCATTCTGCTGCAAATCGCCAACCAGCAGGGGTACATCTCGATAGATTGGAACAAGATCAACAAAAAGGTCGACAAGGTAACGGACAAGGTCGAGGAGGCAGTCACCGGGCAGGGTCCGAGCTGGGCCGATAAG GTGATACGGGTGGCTAAAGAAAATACCTATTTGGCCTCCGGTTTTCTCGGTGGTTTCCTGATCGGTATGGCTTCCTCGTAA
- the LOC120420046 gene encoding L-xylulose reductase: MNNSLKGKKIVVTGAGQGIGNELCKTLASMGAKVVAVSRSAGPLEALKADCPTIETISVDLSDWNATRTALAKIDRADGLVNNAGIAIIKPYDQLTEKDFDDTFNINIKAAFNVSQIMIPKMPEGSSIVNLSSLAALKGFMGHSVYTMTKAALDGMTKSLAIELGPKKIRVNSVNPTVILTRMGRDNWSDPVKADPLKSKIPLGRFGEVNEVVEPIVFLLSEKSSYINGQCLAVEGGYLAGN, encoded by the exons ATGAACAACTCCCTAAAAGGCAAGAAAATTGTGGTAACCGGTGCCGGACAGG GCATCGGCAACGAGCTGTGCAAAACGCTGGCCAGTATGGGTGCCAAGGTGGTCGCCGTATCGCGATCGGCCGGTCCTTTGGAGGCCCTCAAGGCCGACTGTCCTACGATCGAAACGATCTCGGTTGATCTGAGCGATTGGAACGCCACTAGGACGGCACTGGCAAAGATTGACCGAGCGGATGGTTTGGTGAACAACGCTGGAATTGCGATCATCAAACCGTACGATCAACTGACCGAGAAGGACTTTGATGA CACATTCAACATAAACATCAAGGCAGCGTTCAATGTATCGCaaataatgatcccgaaaaTGCCGGAAGGTTCGAGTATCGTAAATCTTTCGTCGCTGGCCGCTTTGAAGGGCTTTATGGGTCACTCGGTGTACACCATGACCAAGGCGGCCCTGGACGGGATGACCAAAAGTCTGGCCATCGAGCTGGGCCCGAAGAAGATTCGCGTCAACAGTGTCAACCCGACGGTGATTCTAACGCGCATGGGACGTGATAACTGGAGCGATCCCGTGAAGGCCGATCCGTTGAAGTCGAAGATACCGCTCGGGCGGTTTGGGGAGGTGAACGAAGTTGTGGAACCTATTGTGTTTCTTCTGAGCGAAAAATCGTCCTACATCAACGGGCAGTGCCTGGCAGTCGAAGGTGGTTATTTGGCTGGAAATTGA